A genome region from Chiroxiphia lanceolata isolate bChiLan1 chromosome 5, bChiLan1.pri, whole genome shotgun sequence includes the following:
- the ATP2B1 gene encoding plasma membrane calcium-transporting ATPase 1 isoform X5, whose protein sequence is MGDMANNSVAYSGVKNAVKEANHGDFGVTLTELRSLMELRAADALHKIQECYGDVHGICTKLKTSPNEGLSGNPADIERREAVFGKNFIPPKKPKTFLQLVWEALQDVTLIILEIAAVVSLGLSFYQPPGGNESLCGSVNVGEEEEESEAGWIEGAAILLSVVCVVLVTAFNDWSKEKQFRGLQSRIEQEQKFTVIRGGQVIQIPVADIIVGDIAQVKYGDLLPADGVLIQGNDLKIDESSLTGESDHVKKSLDRDPMLLSGTHVMEGSGRMVVTAVGVNSQTGIIFTLLGAGGDEEEKEKEKEKKDKKSKKQDGAVENRNKAKAQDGAAMEMQPLKSEDGGDGDEKDKKKANLPKKEKSVLQGKLTKLAVQIGKAGLLMSAITVIILVLYFVIDTFWVQKRPWLAECTPIYIQYFVKFFIIGVTVLVVAVPEGLPLAVTISLAYSVKKMMKDNNLVRHLDACETMGNATAICSDKTGTLTMNRMTVVQAYINEKHYKKIPEPEAIPEKTMAYLVTGISVNCAYTSKILPPEKEGGLPRHVGNKTECALLGLLLDLKRDYQDVRNEIPEEDLYKVYTFNSVRKSMSTVLKNSDGSFRIFSKGASEIVLKKCFKILSANGEPKVFRPRDRDDIVKTVIEPMASEGLRTICLAFRDFPAGEPEPEWDNENDIVTGLTCIAVVGIEDPVRPEVPDAIKKCQRAGITVRMVTGDNINTARAIALKCGILNPGEDFLCLEGKDFNRRIRNEKGEIEQERIDKIWPKLRVLARSSPTDKHTLVKGIIDSTVFDQRQVVAVTGDGTNDGPALKKADVGFAMGIAGTDVAKEASDIILTDDNFTSIVKAVMWGRNVYDSISKFLQFQLTVNVVAVIVAFTGACITQDSPLKAVQMLWVNLIMDTLASLALATEPPTEALLLRKPYGRNKPLISRTMMKNILGHAFYQLVVVFTLLFAGEKIFDIDSGRNAPLHAPPSEHYTIVFNTFVMMQLFNEINARKIHGERNVFEGIFNNAIFCSIVLGTFVVQIVIVQFGGKPFSCSELSIEQWLWSIFLGMGTLLWGQLISTIPTSRLKFLKEAGHGTQKEEIPEEELAEDVEEIDHAERELRRGQILWFRGLNRIQTQMDVVNAFQSGSTIQGALRRQPSIASQHHDVTNISTPTHVVFSSTTASTTVGYPSGECIS, encoded by the exons ATGGGTGACATGGCAAACAACTCGGTTGCATATAGTGGTgtaaaaaatgctgtaaaagaAGCTAATCATGGAGATTTTGGAGTTACTCTTACAGAGCTCCGTTCTCTTATGGAACTTCGAGCTGCAGATGCACTGCATAAAATACAGGAATGCTATGGAGATGTACATGGCATCTGCACAAAGTTGAAAACTTCACCAAATGAAG GTTTAAGTGGAAATCCGGCAGATATAGAAAGGAGAGAAGCAGTTTTTGGGAAGAACTTTATACCTCCTAAAAAgccaaaaacatttcttcagttAGTATGGGAAGCACTACAGGATGTTACATTAATTATATTAGAAATTGCAGCCGTAGTATCCTTGGGCCTTTCTTTTTACCAGCCTCCAGGAGGAAATGAATCAT TATGTGGATCAGTAAATGTtggtgaagaggaggaggaatctGAAGCAGGTTGGATTGAAGGAGCAGCAATCCTCCTATCTGTAGTTTGTGTGGTATTAGTGACAGCTTTCAATGACTGGAGCAAAGAGAAACAATTTCGGGGATTGCAGAGCCGTATTGAACAAGAACAGAAATTCACAGTCATCAGAGGTGGTCAAGTCATCCAAATACCAGTAGCTGACATAATTGTTGGAGATATTGCACAAGTGAAATATg GTGACCTTTTGCCAGCTGATGGTGTACTCATTCAAGGAAATGACCTCAAAATTGATGAAAGCTCACTGACTGGAGAATCTGATCATGTTAAGAAATCTCTGGACAGAGATCCTATGCTGCTATCAG GTACACATGTGATGGAAGGCTCTGGAAGAATGGTGGTTACTGCTGTAGGTGTTAACTCTCAGACTGGAATCATCTTCACCTTACTTGGGGCTGGAGGAgatgaagaggagaaggagaaggaaaaagagaagaaggacAAGAAAA GTAAAAAGCAAGATGGAGCTGTTGAAAACCGTAACAAAG CTAAAGCTCAAGATGGTGCAGCCATGGAAATGCAACCACTGAAGAGTGAGGatggtggggatggagatgagaaagacaagaagaaagcaaacttgccaaagaaagaaaagtcagtTCTCCAAGGCAAACTCACAAAGCTTGCAGTTCAGATTGGCAAAGCAG GTTTGTTGATGTCTGCAATCACAGTCATTATCCTTGTGTTATATTTTGTAATTGACACCTTCTGGGTTCAGAAGAGACCTTGGCTTGCTGAATGTACACCAATTTATATTCAGTATTTCGTGAAGTTCTTCATTATTGGAGTTACAGTCTTGGTGGTGGCAGTACCAGAAGGTCTTCCACTTGCAGTCACTATATCTCTGGCTTACTCTGTTAAG aAAATGATGAAAGATAATAACTTGGTGAGACATCTGGATGCATGTGAAACAATGGGCAATGCAACAGCGATTTGCTCAGATAAAACAGGAACATTGACCATGAACAGAATGACAGTGGTCCAAGCCTACATCAAtgaaaaacattataaaaaaattccagaacCAGAAGCTATTCCAGAGAAAACCATGGCTTACCTTGTGACAGGAATTTCTGTTAATTGTGCTTATACTTCCAAAATACTG CCTCCTGAAAAAGAAGGTGGCCTACCACGTCATgttggaaataaaactgaatgtGCCTTGCTGGGATTGCTCTTGGATTTAAAACGTGATTATCAGGACGTAAGAAATGAGATACCAGAAGAGGATTTGTACAAAGTGTACACCTTCAACTCTGTTAGAAAATCTATGAGTACTGTGTTAAAAAATTCTGATGGCAGTTTCCGGATATTCAGTAAAGGTGCCTCTGAGATAGTTCTTAAAAA GTGCTTCAAAATACTGAGTGCTAATGGAGAACCAAAGGTATTTAGACCTAGGGACCGCGATGATATTGTGAAAACTGTAATTGAGCCAATGGCTTCCGAAGGTCTCAGAACCATCTGCCTGGCATTCAGAGACTTCCCAGCAGGAGAACCTGAGCCAGAGTGGGACAACGAAAATGATATTGTTACTGGTCTGACATGCATTGCTGTTGTTGGGATTGAAGATCCTGTGAGACCTGAG gtACCTGATGCAATAAAGAAGTGTCAACGTGCAGGCATAACTGTACGTATGGTCACAGGTGATAACATTAACACTGCTCGTGCTATTGCATTAAAATGTGGTATTCTGAATCCTGGTGAAGACTTCCTGTGTTTAGAGGGCAAGGACTTTAACAGGAGAATACGCAATGAAAAAGGAGAG ATAGAGCAAGAGCGAATAGATAAAATTTGGCCAAAGCTTCGCGTTCTTGCAAGATCTTCTCCCACTGACAAACACACTCTAGTAAAAG GTATAATTGACAGCACTGTCTTTGACCAGAGGCAAGTTGTAGCAGTAACTGGTGATGGTACCAATGACGGTCCAGCTCTGAAGAAGGCAGATGTTGGATTTGCTATg GGTATTGCTGGAACAGACGTAGCTAAAGAAGCTTCTGATATTATCCTTACAGACGACAACTTCACAAGTATTGTTAAAGCAGTTATGTGGGGACGAAATGTCTATGACAGCATCTCCAAATTTCTTCAGTTCCAGCTTACTGTCAATGTAGTAGCAGTAATTGTTGCTTTTACAGGAGCATGCATAACACAA GATTCTCCGCTCAAAGCTGTGCAGATGCTGTGGGTAAATCTCATAATGGACACATTAGCTTCGCTTGCCCTGGCAACAGAACCACCCACTGAAGCTCTTCTGTTGCGAAAGCCTTATGGTAGAAACAAACCTTTGATTTCTCGTACAATGATGAAGAACATTTTGGGTCATGCATTCTACCAACTTGTTGTGGTATTCACACTCCTGTTTGCTG GTGAGAAAATTTTTGATATCGATAGTGGAAGAAATGCACCTCTGCATGCTCCTCCTTCAGAGCATTATACTATAGTATTTAATACATTTGTGATGATGCAGCTTTTCAATGAAATTAATGCCCGAAAAATTCACGGTGAAAGAAACGTTTTTGAAGGAATCTTTAACAACGCTATCTTCTGTTCTATTGTTCTGGGGACATTTGTTGTGCAG ATAGTTATTGTGCAGTTTGGTGGGAAGCCTTTCAGTTGCTCAGAACTCTCGATTGAACAGTGGCTGTGGTCCATTTTCCTGGGCATGGGCACACTACTCTGGGGCCAG TTGATTTCAACAATTCCAACCAGCCGTCTGAAATTCCTCAAAGAAGCTGGTCATGGAACACAAAAGGAAGAGATTCCTGAAGAAGAACTAGCAGAAGATGTAGAGGAGATTGATCATGCTGAGAGAGAATTGCGTCGTGGTCAGATCTTGTGGTTTAGAGGCCTAAACAGAATACAAACTCAG ATGGATGTAGTGAATGCTTTCCAGAGTGGAAGTACCATTCAGGGGGCTCTAAGGCGGCAACCCTCCATCGCCAGCCAGCACCATGATGTAACAAATATTTCTACCCCTACACATGTAGTGTTTTCCTCTACTACTGCTTCTACTACTGTGGGGT ATCCGAGTGGTGAATGCATTTCGTAG
- the ATP2B1 gene encoding plasma membrane calcium-transporting ATPase 1 isoform X3, protein MGDMANNSVAYSGVKNAVKEANHGDFGVTLTELRSLMELRAADALHKIQECYGDVHGICTKLKTSPNEGLSGNPADIERREAVFGKNFIPPKKPKTFLQLVWEALQDVTLIILEIAAVVSLGLSFYQPPGGNESLCGSVNVGEEEEESEAGWIEGAAILLSVVCVVLVTAFNDWSKEKQFRGLQSRIEQEQKFTVIRGGQVIQIPVADIIVGDIAQVKYGDLLPADGVLIQGNDLKIDESSLTGESDHVKKSLDRDPMLLSGTHVMEGSGRMVVTAVGVNSQTGIIFTLLGAGGDEEEKEKEKEKKDKKSKKQDGAVENRNKAKAQDGAAMEMQPLKSEDGGDGDEKDKKKANLPKKEKSVLQGKLTKLAVQIGKAGLLMSAITVIILVLYFVIDTFWVQKRPWLAECTPIYIQYFVKFFIIGVTVLVVAVPEGLPLAVTISLAYSVKKMMKDNNLVRHLDACETMGNATAICSDKTGTLTMNRMTVVQAYINEKHYKKIPEPEAIPEKTMAYLVTGISVNCAYTSKILPPEKEGGLPRHVGNKTECALLGLLLDLKRDYQDVRNEIPEEDLYKVYTFNSVRKSMSTVLKNSDGSFRIFSKGASEIVLKKCFKILSANGEPKVFRPRDRDDIVKTVIEPMASEGLRTICLAFRDFPAGEPEPEWDNENDIVTGLTCIAVVGIEDPVRPEVPDAIKKCQRAGITVRMVTGDNINTARAIALKCGILNPGEDFLCLEGKDFNRRIRNEKGEIEQERIDKIWPKLRVLARSSPTDKHTLVKGIIDSTVFDQRQVVAVTGDGTNDGPALKKADVGFAMGIAGTDVAKEASDIILTDDNFTSIVKAVMWGRNVYDSISKFLQFQLTVNVVAVIVAFTGACITQDSPLKAVQMLWVNLIMDTLASLALATEPPTEALLLRKPYGRNKPLISRTMMKNILGHAFYQLVVVFTLLFAGEKIFDIDSGRNAPLHAPPSEHYTIVFNTFVMMQLFNEINARKIHGERNVFEGIFNNAIFCSIVLGTFVVQIVIVQFGGKPFSCSELSIEQWLWSIFLGMGTLLWGQLISTIPTSRLKFLKEAGHGTQKEEIPEEELAEDVEEIDHAERELRRGQILWFRGLNRIQTQIRVVNAFRSSLYEGLEKPETRSSIHNFMTHPEFRIEDSEPHIPLIDDTDAEDDAPTKRNSTPPPSPNKNNNAVDSGIHLTTDMNKSATSSSPGSPLHSLETSL, encoded by the exons ATGGGTGACATGGCAAACAACTCGGTTGCATATAGTGGTgtaaaaaatgctgtaaaagaAGCTAATCATGGAGATTTTGGAGTTACTCTTACAGAGCTCCGTTCTCTTATGGAACTTCGAGCTGCAGATGCACTGCATAAAATACAGGAATGCTATGGAGATGTACATGGCATCTGCACAAAGTTGAAAACTTCACCAAATGAAG GTTTAAGTGGAAATCCGGCAGATATAGAAAGGAGAGAAGCAGTTTTTGGGAAGAACTTTATACCTCCTAAAAAgccaaaaacatttcttcagttAGTATGGGAAGCACTACAGGATGTTACATTAATTATATTAGAAATTGCAGCCGTAGTATCCTTGGGCCTTTCTTTTTACCAGCCTCCAGGAGGAAATGAATCAT TATGTGGATCAGTAAATGTtggtgaagaggaggaggaatctGAAGCAGGTTGGATTGAAGGAGCAGCAATCCTCCTATCTGTAGTTTGTGTGGTATTAGTGACAGCTTTCAATGACTGGAGCAAAGAGAAACAATTTCGGGGATTGCAGAGCCGTATTGAACAAGAACAGAAATTCACAGTCATCAGAGGTGGTCAAGTCATCCAAATACCAGTAGCTGACATAATTGTTGGAGATATTGCACAAGTGAAATATg GTGACCTTTTGCCAGCTGATGGTGTACTCATTCAAGGAAATGACCTCAAAATTGATGAAAGCTCACTGACTGGAGAATCTGATCATGTTAAGAAATCTCTGGACAGAGATCCTATGCTGCTATCAG GTACACATGTGATGGAAGGCTCTGGAAGAATGGTGGTTACTGCTGTAGGTGTTAACTCTCAGACTGGAATCATCTTCACCTTACTTGGGGCTGGAGGAgatgaagaggagaaggagaaggaaaaagagaagaaggacAAGAAAA GTAAAAAGCAAGATGGAGCTGTTGAAAACCGTAACAAAG CTAAAGCTCAAGATGGTGCAGCCATGGAAATGCAACCACTGAAGAGTGAGGatggtggggatggagatgagaaagacaagaagaaagcaaacttgccaaagaaagaaaagtcagtTCTCCAAGGCAAACTCACAAAGCTTGCAGTTCAGATTGGCAAAGCAG GTTTGTTGATGTCTGCAATCACAGTCATTATCCTTGTGTTATATTTTGTAATTGACACCTTCTGGGTTCAGAAGAGACCTTGGCTTGCTGAATGTACACCAATTTATATTCAGTATTTCGTGAAGTTCTTCATTATTGGAGTTACAGTCTTGGTGGTGGCAGTACCAGAAGGTCTTCCACTTGCAGTCACTATATCTCTGGCTTACTCTGTTAAG aAAATGATGAAAGATAATAACTTGGTGAGACATCTGGATGCATGTGAAACAATGGGCAATGCAACAGCGATTTGCTCAGATAAAACAGGAACATTGACCATGAACAGAATGACAGTGGTCCAAGCCTACATCAAtgaaaaacattataaaaaaattccagaacCAGAAGCTATTCCAGAGAAAACCATGGCTTACCTTGTGACAGGAATTTCTGTTAATTGTGCTTATACTTCCAAAATACTG CCTCCTGAAAAAGAAGGTGGCCTACCACGTCATgttggaaataaaactgaatgtGCCTTGCTGGGATTGCTCTTGGATTTAAAACGTGATTATCAGGACGTAAGAAATGAGATACCAGAAGAGGATTTGTACAAAGTGTACACCTTCAACTCTGTTAGAAAATCTATGAGTACTGTGTTAAAAAATTCTGATGGCAGTTTCCGGATATTCAGTAAAGGTGCCTCTGAGATAGTTCTTAAAAA GTGCTTCAAAATACTGAGTGCTAATGGAGAACCAAAGGTATTTAGACCTAGGGACCGCGATGATATTGTGAAAACTGTAATTGAGCCAATGGCTTCCGAAGGTCTCAGAACCATCTGCCTGGCATTCAGAGACTTCCCAGCAGGAGAACCTGAGCCAGAGTGGGACAACGAAAATGATATTGTTACTGGTCTGACATGCATTGCTGTTGTTGGGATTGAAGATCCTGTGAGACCTGAG gtACCTGATGCAATAAAGAAGTGTCAACGTGCAGGCATAACTGTACGTATGGTCACAGGTGATAACATTAACACTGCTCGTGCTATTGCATTAAAATGTGGTATTCTGAATCCTGGTGAAGACTTCCTGTGTTTAGAGGGCAAGGACTTTAACAGGAGAATACGCAATGAAAAAGGAGAG ATAGAGCAAGAGCGAATAGATAAAATTTGGCCAAAGCTTCGCGTTCTTGCAAGATCTTCTCCCACTGACAAACACACTCTAGTAAAAG GTATAATTGACAGCACTGTCTTTGACCAGAGGCAAGTTGTAGCAGTAACTGGTGATGGTACCAATGACGGTCCAGCTCTGAAGAAGGCAGATGTTGGATTTGCTATg GGTATTGCTGGAACAGACGTAGCTAAAGAAGCTTCTGATATTATCCTTACAGACGACAACTTCACAAGTATTGTTAAAGCAGTTATGTGGGGACGAAATGTCTATGACAGCATCTCCAAATTTCTTCAGTTCCAGCTTACTGTCAATGTAGTAGCAGTAATTGTTGCTTTTACAGGAGCATGCATAACACAA GATTCTCCGCTCAAAGCTGTGCAGATGCTGTGGGTAAATCTCATAATGGACACATTAGCTTCGCTTGCCCTGGCAACAGAACCACCCACTGAAGCTCTTCTGTTGCGAAAGCCTTATGGTAGAAACAAACCTTTGATTTCTCGTACAATGATGAAGAACATTTTGGGTCATGCATTCTACCAACTTGTTGTGGTATTCACACTCCTGTTTGCTG GTGAGAAAATTTTTGATATCGATAGTGGAAGAAATGCACCTCTGCATGCTCCTCCTTCAGAGCATTATACTATAGTATTTAATACATTTGTGATGATGCAGCTTTTCAATGAAATTAATGCCCGAAAAATTCACGGTGAAAGAAACGTTTTTGAAGGAATCTTTAACAACGCTATCTTCTGTTCTATTGTTCTGGGGACATTTGTTGTGCAG ATAGTTATTGTGCAGTTTGGTGGGAAGCCTTTCAGTTGCTCAGAACTCTCGATTGAACAGTGGCTGTGGTCCATTTTCCTGGGCATGGGCACACTACTCTGGGGCCAG TTGATTTCAACAATTCCAACCAGCCGTCTGAAATTCCTCAAAGAAGCTGGTCATGGAACACAAAAGGAAGAGATTCCTGAAGAAGAACTAGCAGAAGATGTAGAGGAGATTGATCATGCTGAGAGAGAATTGCGTCGTGGTCAGATCTTGTGGTTTAGAGGCCTAAACAGAATACAAACTCAG ATCCGAGTGGTGAATGCATTTCGTAGCTCCTTGTACGAGGGGCTAGAGAAACCTGAGACACGAAGTTCAATTCACAATTTTATGACGCATCCTGAGTTTAGAATAGAAGACTCCGAGCCTCATATTCCCCTTATTGATGATACTGATGCTGAAGATGATGCGCCAACAAAACGCAACTCTACTCCCCCACCCTCTcccaataaaaataacaatgcGGTTGACAGTGGAATTCACCTTACAACAGACATGAACAAGTCTGCTACCTCTTCATCCCCAGGGAGCCCACTACATAGTTTGGAAACATCACTCTGA
- the ATP2B1 gene encoding plasma membrane calcium-transporting ATPase 1 isoform X2, with the protein MGDMANNSVAYSGVKNAVKEANHGDFGVTLTELRSLMELRAADALHKIQECYGDVHGICTKLKTSPNEGLSGNPADIERREAVFGKNFIPPKKPKTFLQLVWEALQDVTLIILEIAAVVSLGLSFYQPPGGNESLCGSVNVGEEEEESEAGWIEGAAILLSVVCVVLVTAFNDWSKEKQFRGLQSRIEQEQKFTVIRGGQVIQIPVADIIVGDIAQVKYGDLLPADGVLIQGNDLKIDESSLTGESDHVKKSLDRDPMLLSGTHVMEGSGRMVVTAVGVNSQTGIIFTLLGAGGDEEEKEKEKEKKDKKSKKQDGAVENRNKAKAQDGAAMEMQPLKSEDGGDGDEKDKKKANLPKKEKSVLQGKLTKLAVQIGKAGLLMSAITVIILVLYFVIDTFWVQKRPWLAECTPIYIQYFVKFFIIGVTVLVVAVPEGLPLAVTISLAYSVKKMMKDNNLVRHLDACETMGNATAICSDKTGTLTMNRMTVVQAYINEKHYKKIPEPEAIPEKTMAYLVTGISVNCAYTSKILPPEKEGGLPRHVGNKTECALLGLLLDLKRDYQDVRNEIPEEDLYKVYTFNSVRKSMSTVLKNSDGSFRIFSKGASEIVLKKCFKILSANGEPKVFRPRDRDDIVKTVIEPMASEGLRTICLAFRDFPAGEPEPEWDNENDIVTGLTCIAVVGIEDPVRPEVPDAIKKCQRAGITVRMVTGDNINTARAIALKCGILNPGEDFLCLEGKDFNRRIRNEKGEIEQERIDKIWPKLRVLARSSPTDKHTLVKGIIDSTVFDQRQVVAVTGDGTNDGPALKKADVGFAMGIAGTDVAKEASDIILTDDNFTSIVKAVMWGRNVYDSISKFLQFQLTVNVVAVIVAFTGACITQDSPLKAVQMLWVNLIMDTLASLALATEPPTEALLLRKPYGRNKPLISRTMMKNILGHAFYQLVVVFTLLFAGEKIFDIDSGRNAPLHAPPSEHYTIVFNTFVMMQLFNEINARKIHGERNVFEGIFNNAIFCSIVLGTFVVQIVIVQFGGKPFSCSELSIEQWLWSIFLGMGTLLWGQLISTIPTSRLKFLKEAGHGTQKEEIPEEELAEDVEEIDHAERELRRGQILWFRGLNRIQTQMDVVNAFQSGSTIQGALRRQPSIASQHHDIRVVNAFRSSLYEGLEKPETRSSIHNFMTHPEFRIEDSEPHIPLIDDTDAEDDAPTKRNSTPPPSPNKNNNAVDSGIHLTTDMNKSATSSSPGSPLHSLETSL; encoded by the exons ATGGGTGACATGGCAAACAACTCGGTTGCATATAGTGGTgtaaaaaatgctgtaaaagaAGCTAATCATGGAGATTTTGGAGTTACTCTTACAGAGCTCCGTTCTCTTATGGAACTTCGAGCTGCAGATGCACTGCATAAAATACAGGAATGCTATGGAGATGTACATGGCATCTGCACAAAGTTGAAAACTTCACCAAATGAAG GTTTAAGTGGAAATCCGGCAGATATAGAAAGGAGAGAAGCAGTTTTTGGGAAGAACTTTATACCTCCTAAAAAgccaaaaacatttcttcagttAGTATGGGAAGCACTACAGGATGTTACATTAATTATATTAGAAATTGCAGCCGTAGTATCCTTGGGCCTTTCTTTTTACCAGCCTCCAGGAGGAAATGAATCAT TATGTGGATCAGTAAATGTtggtgaagaggaggaggaatctGAAGCAGGTTGGATTGAAGGAGCAGCAATCCTCCTATCTGTAGTTTGTGTGGTATTAGTGACAGCTTTCAATGACTGGAGCAAAGAGAAACAATTTCGGGGATTGCAGAGCCGTATTGAACAAGAACAGAAATTCACAGTCATCAGAGGTGGTCAAGTCATCCAAATACCAGTAGCTGACATAATTGTTGGAGATATTGCACAAGTGAAATATg GTGACCTTTTGCCAGCTGATGGTGTACTCATTCAAGGAAATGACCTCAAAATTGATGAAAGCTCACTGACTGGAGAATCTGATCATGTTAAGAAATCTCTGGACAGAGATCCTATGCTGCTATCAG GTACACATGTGATGGAAGGCTCTGGAAGAATGGTGGTTACTGCTGTAGGTGTTAACTCTCAGACTGGAATCATCTTCACCTTACTTGGGGCTGGAGGAgatgaagaggagaaggagaaggaaaaagagaagaaggacAAGAAAA GTAAAAAGCAAGATGGAGCTGTTGAAAACCGTAACAAAG CTAAAGCTCAAGATGGTGCAGCCATGGAAATGCAACCACTGAAGAGTGAGGatggtggggatggagatgagaaagacaagaagaaagcaaacttgccaaagaaagaaaagtcagtTCTCCAAGGCAAACTCACAAAGCTTGCAGTTCAGATTGGCAAAGCAG GTTTGTTGATGTCTGCAATCACAGTCATTATCCTTGTGTTATATTTTGTAATTGACACCTTCTGGGTTCAGAAGAGACCTTGGCTTGCTGAATGTACACCAATTTATATTCAGTATTTCGTGAAGTTCTTCATTATTGGAGTTACAGTCTTGGTGGTGGCAGTACCAGAAGGTCTTCCACTTGCAGTCACTATATCTCTGGCTTACTCTGTTAAG aAAATGATGAAAGATAATAACTTGGTGAGACATCTGGATGCATGTGAAACAATGGGCAATGCAACAGCGATTTGCTCAGATAAAACAGGAACATTGACCATGAACAGAATGACAGTGGTCCAAGCCTACATCAAtgaaaaacattataaaaaaattccagaacCAGAAGCTATTCCAGAGAAAACCATGGCTTACCTTGTGACAGGAATTTCTGTTAATTGTGCTTATACTTCCAAAATACTG CCTCCTGAAAAAGAAGGTGGCCTACCACGTCATgttggaaataaaactgaatgtGCCTTGCTGGGATTGCTCTTGGATTTAAAACGTGATTATCAGGACGTAAGAAATGAGATACCAGAAGAGGATTTGTACAAAGTGTACACCTTCAACTCTGTTAGAAAATCTATGAGTACTGTGTTAAAAAATTCTGATGGCAGTTTCCGGATATTCAGTAAAGGTGCCTCTGAGATAGTTCTTAAAAA GTGCTTCAAAATACTGAGTGCTAATGGAGAACCAAAGGTATTTAGACCTAGGGACCGCGATGATATTGTGAAAACTGTAATTGAGCCAATGGCTTCCGAAGGTCTCAGAACCATCTGCCTGGCATTCAGAGACTTCCCAGCAGGAGAACCTGAGCCAGAGTGGGACAACGAAAATGATATTGTTACTGGTCTGACATGCATTGCTGTTGTTGGGATTGAAGATCCTGTGAGACCTGAG gtACCTGATGCAATAAAGAAGTGTCAACGTGCAGGCATAACTGTACGTATGGTCACAGGTGATAACATTAACACTGCTCGTGCTATTGCATTAAAATGTGGTATTCTGAATCCTGGTGAAGACTTCCTGTGTTTAGAGGGCAAGGACTTTAACAGGAGAATACGCAATGAAAAAGGAGAG ATAGAGCAAGAGCGAATAGATAAAATTTGGCCAAAGCTTCGCGTTCTTGCAAGATCTTCTCCCACTGACAAACACACTCTAGTAAAAG GTATAATTGACAGCACTGTCTTTGACCAGAGGCAAGTTGTAGCAGTAACTGGTGATGGTACCAATGACGGTCCAGCTCTGAAGAAGGCAGATGTTGGATTTGCTATg GGTATTGCTGGAACAGACGTAGCTAAAGAAGCTTCTGATATTATCCTTACAGACGACAACTTCACAAGTATTGTTAAAGCAGTTATGTGGGGACGAAATGTCTATGACAGCATCTCCAAATTTCTTCAGTTCCAGCTTACTGTCAATGTAGTAGCAGTAATTGTTGCTTTTACAGGAGCATGCATAACACAA GATTCTCCGCTCAAAGCTGTGCAGATGCTGTGGGTAAATCTCATAATGGACACATTAGCTTCGCTTGCCCTGGCAACAGAACCACCCACTGAAGCTCTTCTGTTGCGAAAGCCTTATGGTAGAAACAAACCTTTGATTTCTCGTACAATGATGAAGAACATTTTGGGTCATGCATTCTACCAACTTGTTGTGGTATTCACACTCCTGTTTGCTG GTGAGAAAATTTTTGATATCGATAGTGGAAGAAATGCACCTCTGCATGCTCCTCCTTCAGAGCATTATACTATAGTATTTAATACATTTGTGATGATGCAGCTTTTCAATGAAATTAATGCCCGAAAAATTCACGGTGAAAGAAACGTTTTTGAAGGAATCTTTAACAACGCTATCTTCTGTTCTATTGTTCTGGGGACATTTGTTGTGCAG ATAGTTATTGTGCAGTTTGGTGGGAAGCCTTTCAGTTGCTCAGAACTCTCGATTGAACAGTGGCTGTGGTCCATTTTCCTGGGCATGGGCACACTACTCTGGGGCCAG TTGATTTCAACAATTCCAACCAGCCGTCTGAAATTCCTCAAAGAAGCTGGTCATGGAACACAAAAGGAAGAGATTCCTGAAGAAGAACTAGCAGAAGATGTAGAGGAGATTGATCATGCTGAGAGAGAATTGCGTCGTGGTCAGATCTTGTGGTTTAGAGGCCTAAACAGAATACAAACTCAG ATGGATGTAGTGAATGCTTTCCAGAGTGGAAGTACCATTCAGGGGGCTCTAAGGCGGCAACCCTCCATCGCCAGCCAGCACCATGAT ATCCGAGTGGTGAATGCATTTCGTAGCTCCTTGTACGAGGGGCTAGAGAAACCTGAGACACGAAGTTCAATTCACAATTTTATGACGCATCCTGAGTTTAGAATAGAAGACTCCGAGCCTCATATTCCCCTTATTGATGATACTGATGCTGAAGATGATGCGCCAACAAAACGCAACTCTACTCCCCCACCCTCTcccaataaaaataacaatgcGGTTGACAGTGGAATTCACCTTACAACAGACATGAACAAGTCTGCTACCTCTTCATCCCCAGGGAGCCCACTACATAGTTTGGAAACATCACTCTGA